A window of Enoplosus armatus isolate fEnoArm2 chromosome 3, fEnoArm2.hap1, whole genome shotgun sequence contains these coding sequences:
- the usp48 gene encoding ubiquitin carboxyl-terminal hydrolase 48 isoform X1: MAPRLQLEKAAWRWVETVKPEEIRQEHIELAYRVNLSACKRGTCRRNCKGNPNCLVGIGEQAWLGEIDENAFHNIDDPNSERRDKNTFVGLTNLGATCYVNTFLQVWFHNLELRRSLYQCHNSRAQEHNIESDYEPQSICEHLQYLFALLQNSNRKYIDPSGLVKALGLDTGQQQDAQEFSKLFLSLLEDTLSKQKNTTLQNVIQRQFCGQFSYVTVCNQCGRSSALPSRFYELELNIQGHKNLTECVTEFLKEEKLDGENRYSCESCQSKQSATRRIRLHSIPPTLNLQLMRFVFDRQTGHKKKLNTFISFPEQLDMGPFLEGKQDQKCVYELNAVLIHRGISAYSGHYIAHVKDARTGDWYKFNDEEIEKMEGKKLQLGIEEDIAETVKSQTRKPKCSKGYHCSRNAYMLVYKVQEEENSDPSRTNVEVPAFLQRLVDQDNYKFEEWCSEMADMRKQSVDKGKAKHEEVKELYELLPARDGEPYEFIPLDWLKKWLEDSTATKEIDNSLYLCSHGKLHPDKVGDSKRVSLQAAQLLYERYGGGPRLDGSSLCRECVGQRCRVLRLKNQLNEDFKEVSNLVKRTLSGEGYWVGKASLRSWRQLALEQLEEDENETKHNNGQTNGQGPHTHNSKEGNEDEMKTFNEDIVCSHGALSILEPERKLVSSEVWTKLRAYFPKAPEFTQNQEPCQQCLTLEQEEKDNEAVSKMMALDQKNQLLNLFHEKNRPTLTKWPQGTDVLYIVPLFFVDEWRKFIRRPTKSSPVSNVGNTLLLCPHGGFMFTYDSLINGDAQHIALLWPSEWEVISRLFIVDQPISIHCFKQTTPSGPTTQYTTQPDLCWECRESFLFQQQRDLREYTQATIYIRKVIEDKRLIKEAAPELNASSSEAEEEKEEHPKVDGEKDPDFSQSQDGAKRLKMSDSSAASAAAAPVTNVAKLGGIRRSTRHRKLRGEKALIVSANQTLKELKIQIMHAFSVAPFDQNLSIDGKSLTDDSATLGSLGVIPESIICLKADEPIADYAAMDDVYQVRMPEEGFKGTGLLGH, translated from the exons ATGGCGCCCCGCTTACAGCTGGAGAAAGCGGCTTGGCGTTGGGTGGAAACGGTGAAACCAGAAGAAATCAGGCAGGAGCATATCGAACTAGCATATCGCGTCAATCTCTCGGCCTGCAAGAGAGGAACCTGCAG GAGGAACTGCAAAGGGAATCCCAACTGTCTTGTGGGTATTGGTGAGCAGGCGTGGCTTGGGGAGATTGATGAAAATGCCTTCCACAATATTGATGACCCAAATTCAGAACGTCGAGACAAG AACACATTTGTTGGCCTGACCAACCTGGGTGCAACATGTTACGTCAACACATTCCTGCAAGTGTGGTTCCACAACCTGGAGCTGCGTAGGAGCCTCTATCAGTGCCACAATTCCCGAGCACAGGAACACAATATTGAGTCTG ATTATGAGCCTCAGTCCATATGTGAGCATCTGCAGTATCTGTTTGCACTCCTGCAGAACAGCAACAGAAAGTACATCGACCCCTCAGGGCTGGTCAAAGCACTGGGCCTGGACACAGGACAGCAGCAG GATGCACAGGAGTTTTCTAAGCTTTTCTTGTCTCTGTTGGAGGACACACTGTCCAAGCAGAAGAACACCACCCTGCAGAATGTCATCCAGAGGCAGTTCTGTGGACAGTTCTCCTACGTTACTGT CTGTAACCAGTGTGGACGATCATCTGCGCTGCCGTCCCGGTTCTACGAGCTGGAGCTGAACATCCAGGGCCACAAGAACCTCACCGAGTGCGTCACGGAGTTTCTGAAG gaggagaagctggaTGGGGAGAACCGCTACTCTTGCGAGAGCTGTCAGAGTAAACAGAGCGCTACCCGAAGGATCAGACTGCACAGCATTCCTCCGACCCTCAACCTGCAGCTCATGCGCTTTGTCTTTGATAG ACAAACAGGCCACAAGAAGAAGCTCAACACCTTTATCAGTTTTCCAGAGCAGCTGGACATGGGGCCTTTTTTGGAAGGAAAACAAG ACCAGAAGTGTGTTTATGAACTGAACGCGGTGCTGATCCATCGGGGCATCAGCGCCTACTCGGGCCACTACATCGCCCACGTGAAGGACGCGCGCACCGGCGACTGGTACAAATTCAATGATGAGGAAATTGAGAAGATGGAGGGCAAGAAGCTGCAGCTTGGCATTGAGGAGGACATTG CTGAGACAGTGAAGTCCCAGACGCGAAAGCCAAAGTGCAGTAAAGGCTACCACTGCTCCAGAAACGCCTACATGCTGGTGTATAAGGTCCAGGAAGAGGAGAACTCTGATCCCTCCAGGACCAATGTCGAGGTGCCAG CCTTCCTTCAGAGGCTGGTGGACCAAGACAACTATAAATTTGAGGAGTGGTGCAGTGAGATGGCCGACATGAGAAAACAGAGCGTGGATAAGGGCAAAGCCAAGCAtgaggaggtgaaggagctCTACGAGCTTTTACCCGCAAGAGACG GCGAGCCGTATGAGTTCATCCCCCTGGACTGGTTGAAGAAGTGGCTGGAGGACTCCACCGCCACAAAAGAAATCGACAACTCCCTCTACCTGTGTTCGCACGGCAAACTGCACCCCGACAAAGTGGGAGATTCCAAGAGGGTTTCCCTGCAAGCTGCTCAGCTCCTCTACGAGCGCTACGGCGGGGGGCCGAGACTAGACG gcTCCTCTCTGTGTAGAGAGTGTGTTGGCCAGCGATGCCGAGTGCTGCGGCTGAAGAACCAGCTCAACGAAGACTTCAAGGAAGTCTCCAACCTGGTCAAACGTACGCTCAG tggtGAGGGCTACTGGGTGGGCAAAGCATCTCTGCGTAGCTGGAGGCAGTTGGCTCTggaacagctggaggaggacgaaaatgaaaccaaacacaACAACGGCCAGACCAATGGACAGGGACCACACACCCACAACAGCAAAG AGGGCAACGAGGACGAGATGAAGACTTTCAATGAAGACATTGTCTGCAGTCACG GGGCTCTGAGTATCCTGGAGCCTGAACGGAAGCTAGTATCCTCTGAAGTTTGGACCAAGCTGAGGGCATACTTCCCCAAAGCCCCAGAATTCACCCAAAACCAAGAGCCCTGTCAGCAGTGCCTG ACATTagagcaggaagaaaaggaCAATGAGGCGGTCAGTAAGATGATGGCCCTGGACCAGAAGAACCAGCTGCTCAACCTCTTCCATGAGAAGAACCGGCCAACACTCACCAAGTGGCCTCAG GGCACCGATGTACTTTACATAGTCCCTCTGTTTTTTGTCGACGAGTGGAGAAAATTCATCag GAGGCCCACTAAATCCTCTCCAGTGTCTAATGTGGGcaacactctgctgctctgtcccCACGGAGGCTTCATGTTCACCTACGACTCCCTGATCAACGGGGATGCACAACA TATAGCTCTGCTCTGGCCCAGCGAATGGGAAGTGATCAGCAGACTCTTCATCGTGGACCAACCTATCTCCATCCACTGCTTCAAACAGACCACACCGAGTGGCCCCACCACTCAGTACACCACTCAGCCTG ATCTGTGTTGGGAGTGCCGAGAGAGCTTccttttccagcagcagagggaCCTCAGAGAGTATACCCAAGCAACCATCTACATCCGCAAAGTCATTGAAGACAAGAGG TTGATAAAGGAGGCGGCTCCGGAACTGAACGCCAGCAGCTCCGAGGccgaggaggagaaggaagagcaTCCGAaggtggatggagagaaagaccCGGACTTCAGCCAG TCACAAGACGGTGCAAAGCGGCTAAAGATGAGCGACAGCAGCGCAgcgtctgcagctgctgctcccgTGACCAACGTCGCCAAGCTGGGTGGAATACGGAGAAGCACCCGGCACAGGAAACTGCGAGGAGAGAAAGCGCTCATCGTTTCAGCGAACCAGACGCTTAAAGAGCTGAAAATACAG ATTATGCACGCCTTCTCCGTGGCTCCGTTTGACCAGAACCTCTCCATCGATGGGAAAAGTCTGACAGACGACTCGGCCACACTGGGCAGTCTGGGCGTCATCCCCGAGAGCATCATCTGTCTAAAG GCTGATGAGCCAATAGCAGACTATGCTGCAATGGATGATGTCTATCAGG TGAGAATGCCTGAAGAGGGATTTAAAG GCACTGGGCTTCTCGGTCACTGA
- the usp48 gene encoding ubiquitin carboxyl-terminal hydrolase 48 isoform X3, which yields MAPRLQLEKAAWRWVETVKPEEIRQEHIELAYRVNLSACKRGTCRRNCKGNPNCLVGIGEQAWLGEIDENAFHNIDDPNSERRDKNTFVGLTNLGATCYVNTFLQVWFHNLELRRSLYQCHNSRAQEHNIESGITENSDYEPQSICEHLQYLFALLQNSNRKYIDPSGLVKALGLDTGQQQDAQEFSKLFLSLLEDTLSKQKNTTLQNVIQRQFCGQFSYVTVCNQCGRSSALPSRFYELELNIQGHKNLTECVTEFLKEEKLDGENRYSCESCQSKQSATRRIRLHSIPPTLNLQLMRFVFDRQTGHKKKLNTFISFPEQLDMGPFLEGKQGINQKCVYELNAVLIHRGISAYSGHYIAHVKDARTGDWYKFNDEEIEKMEGKKLQLGIEEDIAETVKSQTRKPKCSKGYHCSRNAYMLVYKVQEEENSDPSRTNVEVPAFLQRLVDQDNYKFEEWCSEMADMRKQSVDKGKAKHEEVKELYELLPARDGSSLCRECVGQRCRVLRLKNQLNEDFKEVSNLVKRTLSGEGYWVGKASLRSWRQLALEQLEEDENETKHNNGQTNGQGPHTHNSKELSEGNEDEMKTFNEDIVCSHGALSILEPERKLVSSEVWTKLRAYFPKAPEFTQNQEPCQQCLTLEQEEKDNEAVSKMMALDQKNQLLNLFHEKNRPTLTKWPQGTDVLYIVPLFFVDEWRKFIRRPTKSSPVSNVGNTLLLCPHGGFMFTYDSLINGDAQHIALLWPSEWEVISRLFIVDQPISIHCFKQTTPSGPTTQYTTQPDLCWECRESFLFQQQRDLREYTQATIYIRKVIEDKRLIKEAAPELNASSSEAEEEKEEHPKVDGEKDPDFSQSQDGAKRLKMSDSSAASAAAAPVTNVAKLGGIRRSTRHRKLRGEKALIVSANQTLKELKIQIMHAFSVAPFDQNLSIDGKSLTDDSATLGSLGVIPESIICLKADEPIADYAAMDDVYQVRMPEEGFKGTGLLGH from the exons ATGGCGCCCCGCTTACAGCTGGAGAAAGCGGCTTGGCGTTGGGTGGAAACGGTGAAACCAGAAGAAATCAGGCAGGAGCATATCGAACTAGCATATCGCGTCAATCTCTCGGCCTGCAAGAGAGGAACCTGCAG GAGGAACTGCAAAGGGAATCCCAACTGTCTTGTGGGTATTGGTGAGCAGGCGTGGCTTGGGGAGATTGATGAAAATGCCTTCCACAATATTGATGACCCAAATTCAGAACGTCGAGACAAG AACACATTTGTTGGCCTGACCAACCTGGGTGCAACATGTTACGTCAACACATTCCTGCAAGTGTGGTTCCACAACCTGGAGCTGCGTAGGAGCCTCTATCAGTGCCACAATTCCCGAGCACAGGAACACAATATTGAGTCTGGTATAACTGAAAA TTCAGATTATGAGCCTCAGTCCATATGTGAGCATCTGCAGTATCTGTTTGCACTCCTGCAGAACAGCAACAGAAAGTACATCGACCCCTCAGGGCTGGTCAAAGCACTGGGCCTGGACACAGGACAGCAGCAG GATGCACAGGAGTTTTCTAAGCTTTTCTTGTCTCTGTTGGAGGACACACTGTCCAAGCAGAAGAACACCACCCTGCAGAATGTCATCCAGAGGCAGTTCTGTGGACAGTTCTCCTACGTTACTGT CTGTAACCAGTGTGGACGATCATCTGCGCTGCCGTCCCGGTTCTACGAGCTGGAGCTGAACATCCAGGGCCACAAGAACCTCACCGAGTGCGTCACGGAGTTTCTGAAG gaggagaagctggaTGGGGAGAACCGCTACTCTTGCGAGAGCTGTCAGAGTAAACAGAGCGCTACCCGAAGGATCAGACTGCACAGCATTCCTCCGACCCTCAACCTGCAGCTCATGCGCTTTGTCTTTGATAG ACAAACAGGCCACAAGAAGAAGCTCAACACCTTTATCAGTTTTCCAGAGCAGCTGGACATGGGGCCTTTTTTGGAAGGAAAACAAGGTATTA ACCAGAAGTGTGTTTATGAACTGAACGCGGTGCTGATCCATCGGGGCATCAGCGCCTACTCGGGCCACTACATCGCCCACGTGAAGGACGCGCGCACCGGCGACTGGTACAAATTCAATGATGAGGAAATTGAGAAGATGGAGGGCAAGAAGCTGCAGCTTGGCATTGAGGAGGACATTG CTGAGACAGTGAAGTCCCAGACGCGAAAGCCAAAGTGCAGTAAAGGCTACCACTGCTCCAGAAACGCCTACATGCTGGTGTATAAGGTCCAGGAAGAGGAGAACTCTGATCCCTCCAGGACCAATGTCGAGGTGCCAG CCTTCCTTCAGAGGCTGGTGGACCAAGACAACTATAAATTTGAGGAGTGGTGCAGTGAGATGGCCGACATGAGAAAACAGAGCGTGGATAAGGGCAAAGCCAAGCAtgaggaggtgaaggagctCTACGAGCTTTTACCCGCAAGAGACG gcTCCTCTCTGTGTAGAGAGTGTGTTGGCCAGCGATGCCGAGTGCTGCGGCTGAAGAACCAGCTCAACGAAGACTTCAAGGAAGTCTCCAACCTGGTCAAACGTACGCTCAG tggtGAGGGCTACTGGGTGGGCAAAGCATCTCTGCGTAGCTGGAGGCAGTTGGCTCTggaacagctggaggaggacgaaaatgaaaccaaacacaACAACGGCCAGACCAATGGACAGGGACCACACACCCACAACAGCAAAG AGCTCTCAGAGGGCAACGAGGACGAGATGAAGACTTTCAATGAAGACATTGTCTGCAGTCACG GGGCTCTGAGTATCCTGGAGCCTGAACGGAAGCTAGTATCCTCTGAAGTTTGGACCAAGCTGAGGGCATACTTCCCCAAAGCCCCAGAATTCACCCAAAACCAAGAGCCCTGTCAGCAGTGCCTG ACATTagagcaggaagaaaaggaCAATGAGGCGGTCAGTAAGATGATGGCCCTGGACCAGAAGAACCAGCTGCTCAACCTCTTCCATGAGAAGAACCGGCCAACACTCACCAAGTGGCCTCAG GGCACCGATGTACTTTACATAGTCCCTCTGTTTTTTGTCGACGAGTGGAGAAAATTCATCag GAGGCCCACTAAATCCTCTCCAGTGTCTAATGTGGGcaacactctgctgctctgtcccCACGGAGGCTTCATGTTCACCTACGACTCCCTGATCAACGGGGATGCACAACA TATAGCTCTGCTCTGGCCCAGCGAATGGGAAGTGATCAGCAGACTCTTCATCGTGGACCAACCTATCTCCATCCACTGCTTCAAACAGACCACACCGAGTGGCCCCACCACTCAGTACACCACTCAGCCTG ATCTGTGTTGGGAGTGCCGAGAGAGCTTccttttccagcagcagagggaCCTCAGAGAGTATACCCAAGCAACCATCTACATCCGCAAAGTCATTGAAGACAAGAGG TTGATAAAGGAGGCGGCTCCGGAACTGAACGCCAGCAGCTCCGAGGccgaggaggagaaggaagagcaTCCGAaggtggatggagagaaagaccCGGACTTCAGCCAG TCACAAGACGGTGCAAAGCGGCTAAAGATGAGCGACAGCAGCGCAgcgtctgcagctgctgctcccgTGACCAACGTCGCCAAGCTGGGTGGAATACGGAGAAGCACCCGGCACAGGAAACTGCGAGGAGAGAAAGCGCTCATCGTTTCAGCGAACCAGACGCTTAAAGAGCTGAAAATACAG ATTATGCACGCCTTCTCCGTGGCTCCGTTTGACCAGAACCTCTCCATCGATGGGAAAAGTCTGACAGACGACTCGGCCACACTGGGCAGTCTGGGCGTCATCCCCGAGAGCATCATCTGTCTAAAG GCTGATGAGCCAATAGCAGACTATGCTGCAATGGATGATGTCTATCAGG TGAGAATGCCTGAAGAGGGATTTAAAG GCACTGGGCTTCTCGGTCACTGA
- the usp48 gene encoding ubiquitin carboxyl-terminal hydrolase 48 isoform X4: protein MAPRLQLEKAAWRWVETVKPEEIRQEHIELAYRVNLSACKRGTCRRNCKGNPNCLVGIGEQAWLGEIDENAFHNIDDPNSERRDKNTFVGLTNLGATCYVNTFLQVWFHNLELRRSLYQCHNSRAQEHNIESGITENSDYEPQSICEHLQYLFALLQNSNRKYIDPSGLVKALGLDTGQQQDAQEFSKLFLSLLEDTLSKQKNTTLQNVIQRQFCGQFSYVTVCNQCGRSSALPSRFYELELNIQGHKNLTECVTEFLKEEKLDGENRYSCESCQSKQSATRRIRLHSIPPTLNLQLMRFVFDRQTGHKKKLNTFISFPEQLDMGPFLEGKQGINQKCVYELNAVLIHRGISAYSGHYIAHVKDARTGDWYKFNDEEIEKMEGKKLQLGIEEDIAETVKSQTRKPKCSKGYHCSRNAYMLVYKVQEEENSDPSRTNVEVPAFLQRLVDQDNYKFEEWCSEMADMRKQSVDKGKAKHEEVKELYELLPARDGEPYEFIPLDWLKKWLEDSTATKEIDNSLYLCSHGKLHPDKVGDSKRVSLQAAQLLYERYGGGPRLDGSSLCRECVGQRCRVLRLKNQLNEDFKEVSNLVKRTLSGEGYWVGKASLRSWRQLALEQLEEDENETKHNNGQTNGQGPHTHNSKELSEGNEDEMKTFNEDIVCSHGALSILEPERKLVSSEVWTKLRAYFPKAPEFTQNQEPCQQCLTLEQEEKDNEAVSKMMALDQKNQLLNLFHEKNRPTLTKWPQGTDVLYIVPLFFVDEWRKFIRRPTKSSPVSNVGNTLLLCPHGGFMFTYDSLINGDAQHIALLWPSEWEVISRLFIVDQPISIHCFKQTTPSGPTTQYTTQPDLCWECRESFLFQQQRDLREYTQATIYIRKVIEDKRLIKEAAPELNASSSEAEEEKEEHPKVDGEKDPDFSQIMHAFSVAPFDQNLSIDGKSLTDDSATLGSLGVIPESIICLKADEPIADYAAMDDVYQVRMPEEGFKGTGLLGH, encoded by the exons ATGGCGCCCCGCTTACAGCTGGAGAAAGCGGCTTGGCGTTGGGTGGAAACGGTGAAACCAGAAGAAATCAGGCAGGAGCATATCGAACTAGCATATCGCGTCAATCTCTCGGCCTGCAAGAGAGGAACCTGCAG GAGGAACTGCAAAGGGAATCCCAACTGTCTTGTGGGTATTGGTGAGCAGGCGTGGCTTGGGGAGATTGATGAAAATGCCTTCCACAATATTGATGACCCAAATTCAGAACGTCGAGACAAG AACACATTTGTTGGCCTGACCAACCTGGGTGCAACATGTTACGTCAACACATTCCTGCAAGTGTGGTTCCACAACCTGGAGCTGCGTAGGAGCCTCTATCAGTGCCACAATTCCCGAGCACAGGAACACAATATTGAGTCTGGTATAACTGAAAA TTCAGATTATGAGCCTCAGTCCATATGTGAGCATCTGCAGTATCTGTTTGCACTCCTGCAGAACAGCAACAGAAAGTACATCGACCCCTCAGGGCTGGTCAAAGCACTGGGCCTGGACACAGGACAGCAGCAG GATGCACAGGAGTTTTCTAAGCTTTTCTTGTCTCTGTTGGAGGACACACTGTCCAAGCAGAAGAACACCACCCTGCAGAATGTCATCCAGAGGCAGTTCTGTGGACAGTTCTCCTACGTTACTGT CTGTAACCAGTGTGGACGATCATCTGCGCTGCCGTCCCGGTTCTACGAGCTGGAGCTGAACATCCAGGGCCACAAGAACCTCACCGAGTGCGTCACGGAGTTTCTGAAG gaggagaagctggaTGGGGAGAACCGCTACTCTTGCGAGAGCTGTCAGAGTAAACAGAGCGCTACCCGAAGGATCAGACTGCACAGCATTCCTCCGACCCTCAACCTGCAGCTCATGCGCTTTGTCTTTGATAG ACAAACAGGCCACAAGAAGAAGCTCAACACCTTTATCAGTTTTCCAGAGCAGCTGGACATGGGGCCTTTTTTGGAAGGAAAACAAGGTATTA ACCAGAAGTGTGTTTATGAACTGAACGCGGTGCTGATCCATCGGGGCATCAGCGCCTACTCGGGCCACTACATCGCCCACGTGAAGGACGCGCGCACCGGCGACTGGTACAAATTCAATGATGAGGAAATTGAGAAGATGGAGGGCAAGAAGCTGCAGCTTGGCATTGAGGAGGACATTG CTGAGACAGTGAAGTCCCAGACGCGAAAGCCAAAGTGCAGTAAAGGCTACCACTGCTCCAGAAACGCCTACATGCTGGTGTATAAGGTCCAGGAAGAGGAGAACTCTGATCCCTCCAGGACCAATGTCGAGGTGCCAG CCTTCCTTCAGAGGCTGGTGGACCAAGACAACTATAAATTTGAGGAGTGGTGCAGTGAGATGGCCGACATGAGAAAACAGAGCGTGGATAAGGGCAAAGCCAAGCAtgaggaggtgaaggagctCTACGAGCTTTTACCCGCAAGAGACG GCGAGCCGTATGAGTTCATCCCCCTGGACTGGTTGAAGAAGTGGCTGGAGGACTCCACCGCCACAAAAGAAATCGACAACTCCCTCTACCTGTGTTCGCACGGCAAACTGCACCCCGACAAAGTGGGAGATTCCAAGAGGGTTTCCCTGCAAGCTGCTCAGCTCCTCTACGAGCGCTACGGCGGGGGGCCGAGACTAGACG gcTCCTCTCTGTGTAGAGAGTGTGTTGGCCAGCGATGCCGAGTGCTGCGGCTGAAGAACCAGCTCAACGAAGACTTCAAGGAAGTCTCCAACCTGGTCAAACGTACGCTCAG tggtGAGGGCTACTGGGTGGGCAAAGCATCTCTGCGTAGCTGGAGGCAGTTGGCTCTggaacagctggaggaggacgaaaatgaaaccaaacacaACAACGGCCAGACCAATGGACAGGGACCACACACCCACAACAGCAAAG AGCTCTCAGAGGGCAACGAGGACGAGATGAAGACTTTCAATGAAGACATTGTCTGCAGTCACG GGGCTCTGAGTATCCTGGAGCCTGAACGGAAGCTAGTATCCTCTGAAGTTTGGACCAAGCTGAGGGCATACTTCCCCAAAGCCCCAGAATTCACCCAAAACCAAGAGCCCTGTCAGCAGTGCCTG ACATTagagcaggaagaaaaggaCAATGAGGCGGTCAGTAAGATGATGGCCCTGGACCAGAAGAACCAGCTGCTCAACCTCTTCCATGAGAAGAACCGGCCAACACTCACCAAGTGGCCTCAG GGCACCGATGTACTTTACATAGTCCCTCTGTTTTTTGTCGACGAGTGGAGAAAATTCATCag GAGGCCCACTAAATCCTCTCCAGTGTCTAATGTGGGcaacactctgctgctctgtcccCACGGAGGCTTCATGTTCACCTACGACTCCCTGATCAACGGGGATGCACAACA TATAGCTCTGCTCTGGCCCAGCGAATGGGAAGTGATCAGCAGACTCTTCATCGTGGACCAACCTATCTCCATCCACTGCTTCAAACAGACCACACCGAGTGGCCCCACCACTCAGTACACCACTCAGCCTG ATCTGTGTTGGGAGTGCCGAGAGAGCTTccttttccagcagcagagggaCCTCAGAGAGTATACCCAAGCAACCATCTACATCCGCAAAGTCATTGAAGACAAGAGG TTGATAAAGGAGGCGGCTCCGGAACTGAACGCCAGCAGCTCCGAGGccgaggaggagaaggaagagcaTCCGAaggtggatggagagaaagaccCGGACTTCAGCCAG ATTATGCACGCCTTCTCCGTGGCTCCGTTTGACCAGAACCTCTCCATCGATGGGAAAAGTCTGACAGACGACTCGGCCACACTGGGCAGTCTGGGCGTCATCCCCGAGAGCATCATCTGTCTAAAG GCTGATGAGCCAATAGCAGACTATGCTGCAATGGATGATGTCTATCAGG TGAGAATGCCTGAAGAGGGATTTAAAG GCACTGGGCTTCTCGGTCACTGA